The Niastella koreensis GR20-10 genome includes a window with the following:
- a CDS encoding polysaccharide lyase 6 family protein, with amino-acid sequence MKNIVRSLTACLLLMSTGVQTTTAGTIVIKTIGHLQKAIDEAKPGDTLLVQSGLYATGNPVTIKQEGTKEQPIVIMAQTAGQAEITGAGGFAIMSPAKYIVISGFKFTHAASTARTGTGTSFCRWTHNIFETEGEGEELTIAGSDHQVDYNTFHNKSTMGRFLAIRGEGSQIAERLWIHHNYFYNFTSQGGKNGAEAFQFGLSGFSMSKSNSIVEYNLFEYCEGENELISVKASAVTLRYNTIRNCKAQFTLRHGNFCQVYGNYFNNTPGLRIFGDDHIIYSNYFETCSMGINIGNGDGEVADGSALTCHDRPDRVLIAFNTLISCKSGSIVMGGRDKGLGATAITVARNIIRGGGPAASITGPYVNPVWEGNMVFNAESKGDMPDGTFTTTDPKLGRGSSETIHLLPGSPAIDAVPAPKGKKAVNPYAAITTDMDGQPRIAPLDAGADEVSTAPVTAKILDPKDVGADVK; translated from the coding sequence ATGAAAAATATTGTACGTTCCCTTACAGCCTGCCTCCTGTTAATGTCAACCGGCGTTCAAACCACCACCGCCGGAACTATTGTGATAAAAACCATTGGCCATTTACAAAAAGCCATCGATGAAGCAAAACCCGGCGACACGCTGCTGGTGCAGAGTGGATTGTATGCTACCGGCAACCCGGTGACCATTAAACAGGAAGGAACAAAAGAGCAACCCATTGTAATTATGGCCCAGACTGCCGGACAGGCAGAGATCACCGGCGCAGGCGGGTTCGCCATTATGAGCCCGGCGAAATACATTGTGATCAGCGGGTTTAAATTTACCCATGCCGCCAGTACGGCCCGTACGGGTACCGGCACCAGCTTTTGCCGCTGGACGCACAATATTTTCGAGACTGAAGGCGAAGGTGAGGAACTGACCATCGCCGGCAGCGATCACCAGGTAGATTATAATACTTTCCATAATAAGAGTACGATGGGCCGTTTCCTGGCCATCCGCGGCGAAGGCAGCCAGATTGCCGAGCGCTTATGGATCCACCACAACTATTTTTACAATTTCACCAGCCAGGGCGGGAAGAATGGCGCGGAAGCATTCCAGTTTGGCCTGAGCGGATTCAGCATGTCAAAGAGCAATAGTATTGTAGAATACAACCTGTTTGAATATTGTGAAGGCGAGAATGAACTGATTTCGGTAAAAGCATCGGCCGTAACGCTGCGCTATAATACCATTCGCAATTGCAAGGCGCAGTTCACCTTGCGGCATGGTAACTTTTGCCAGGTGTATGGCAACTATTTTAACAACACGCCCGGGCTGCGCATCTTTGGCGATGACCATATTATCTACAGCAATTACTTCGAAACCTGCAGTATGGGCATTAATATAGGTAATGGCGATGGCGAAGTAGCAGACGGCTCGGCGCTTACCTGTCACGACCGGCCCGACCGCGTGCTGATCGCTTTCAATACCCTCATCAGTTGCAAGAGCGGCAGCATTGTCATGGGGGGCCGCGATAAAGGATTAGGCGCTACAGCCATTACCGTTGCCCGCAACATCATTCGTGGCGGCGGACCAGCAGCCAGTATTACCGGTCCTTATGTAAACCCGGTTTGGGAAGGCAATATGGTTTTCAACGCCGAGAGCAAGGGCGATATGCCGGATGGCACGTTCACCACTACCGATCCCAAGCTGGGCCGCGGCAGCAGTGAAACCATCCATCTGCTGCCTGGCAGTCCGGCCATCGATGCCGTACCAGCGCCAAAAGGAAAGAAAGCAGTGAATCCCTATGCCGCCATCACCACTGACATGGATGGTCAGCCGAGAATAGCTCCCCTCGATGCCGGCGCCGATGAAGTAAGCACCGCCCCCGTAACAGCAAAGATCCTGGACCCCAAGGATGTAGGTGCGGATGTGAAATAA
- a CDS encoding beta-L-arabinofuranosidase domain-containing protein, whose protein sequence is MKQYKLLTFLIICCNLSIQAQQEKANVTINNANSYYVSNRLPLKPSPFIKLPVQAFKPKGWLLHFLELQRDGLAGHLGQISAWLAKTDNAWLTKDGKGKWGWEEVPYWLKGYANIGYLLHDQQMINESNIWINAVLNNQRPDGDFGPAVLRNPGRPGQVGKRDLWTNMPMLWCLQSYYEYASDPRVLTFMTNYFKWENALPDSMFLEDYWENSRGGDNLYSVYWLYNRTGDSWLLDFATKIDRNTANWRQKDNLPNWHNVNVVQSYREPATYYLQTNNPADLEATYNDFKLVRSLYGQVPGGLFGADENARKGYDDPRQAVETCGMVEQMTSDQLLLQFTGDAFWADNCEDVAFNTFPAAFMPDYRSLRYLTAPNMIVSDSKNHAPGIANEGPFLMMNPFSSRCCQHNHSAGWAYYAANCWMATPDNGLAAQLYVAGDVTAKVGDGTEVTLSTETHYPFEEGVTFTVKTPHAVTFPLYLRIPAWCTNASISVNGKRIAAKTTAGTYVPVINTWKNGDKIRLTLPMQLQLRQWERNKNSVSINYGPLTFSLLIKEEYKKQDSKATAIWDSRWQEHADVSAWPSYEIFAASPWNYGLVVDPQQLNKSFTIKRKPWPKDNDPFTNATAPIELIATGKSIPAWTVDQYGLCAVLPQSPVTTNEAPKQLTLVPMGGARLRISSFPLIK, encoded by the coding sequence ATGAAACAATATAAACTACTAACCTTCCTGATAATCTGTTGTAACTTATCTATACAGGCACAACAAGAGAAGGCAAATGTTACAATTAACAATGCAAACAGTTATTACGTAAGCAACAGGCTTCCGTTAAAACCTTCTCCTTTTATTAAGTTACCGGTTCAGGCATTTAAACCGAAGGGTTGGTTACTGCATTTTCTGGAATTGCAGCGCGATGGATTGGCCGGTCACCTGGGACAGATCAGTGCGTGGCTGGCAAAGACGGACAATGCCTGGCTTACCAAAGATGGAAAAGGCAAATGGGGCTGGGAAGAAGTGCCCTACTGGTTAAAAGGTTATGCCAACATCGGTTATTTGTTGCACGATCAGCAGATGATCAATGAAAGCAATATCTGGATCAATGCCGTGCTCAACAACCAGCGGCCCGATGGAGATTTTGGTCCGGCGGTATTGCGCAACCCCGGCAGGCCGGGGCAGGTTGGCAAACGCGACCTGTGGACCAACATGCCGATGCTGTGGTGTTTGCAATCCTATTATGAGTATGCCAGCGATCCACGCGTACTTACCTTCATGACCAACTACTTCAAATGGGAGAATGCGTTGCCCGATAGTATGTTCCTCGAAGATTACTGGGAGAACAGTCGCGGCGGCGATAATTTGTACAGTGTATACTGGTTGTACAACCGCACCGGCGACAGCTGGTTGTTGGACTTTGCCACGAAAATTGACCGCAATACCGCCAACTGGCGACAAAAAGACAATTTACCGAACTGGCATAATGTGAATGTGGTGCAGAGTTACCGCGAGCCGGCCACTTATTACCTGCAAACCAACAACCCCGCCGACCTGGAAGCAACGTATAATGATTTCAAACTGGTGCGTTCCCTCTATGGCCAGGTGCCCGGCGGATTGTTTGGCGCCGATGAAAACGCCCGCAAGGGGTACGATGATCCGAGACAGGCCGTAGAAACCTGCGGCATGGTGGAACAAATGACCAGTGACCAGTTGTTGCTGCAATTTACCGGCGATGCTTTCTGGGCCGACAACTGCGAAGACGTTGCGTTCAACACCTTCCCGGCAGCCTTCATGCCCGATTATCGCAGCCTGCGGTATTTAACGGCGCCCAATATGATTGTGAGTGACAGTAAGAACCATGCACCCGGTATTGCCAATGAAGGACCTTTCCTGATGATGAATCCCTTCAGCAGCCGTTGCTGCCAGCACAACCATTCCGCAGGCTGGGCATATTACGCGGCTAACTGTTGGATGGCAACCCCCGATAACGGACTGGCCGCACAGTTATATGTAGCGGGCGATGTCACCGCCAAAGTAGGGGATGGAACAGAAGTAACCTTGTCGACCGAAACACATTATCCGTTTGAAGAAGGGGTCACATTCACAGTGAAAACACCGCATGCTGTTACATTCCCATTGTACCTGCGCATTCCGGCCTGGTGTACAAATGCGTCCATAAGCGTCAACGGTAAGCGCATCGCGGCAAAAACGACAGCCGGTACTTATGTTCCTGTAATCAATACCTGGAAGAATGGCGATAAGATCCGGCTGACATTGCCCATGCAATTGCAACTTCGCCAGTGGGAGCGGAATAAGAACAGCGTAAGTATCAATTATGGACCACTTACATTTTCGCTCTTAATAAAAGAAGAATACAAAAAGCAGGACAGCAAGGCAACGGCCATCTGGGATTCGCGCTGGCAGGAACATGCGGATGTATCGGCCTGGCCCTCGTACGAGATCTTTGCCGCCTCGCCGTGGAATTATGGATTGGTAGTAGATCCGCAACAGCTCAATAAATCATTTACCATAAAACGGAAGCCCTGGCCCAAGGACAACGATCCATTTACCAATGCCACCGCCCCCATTGAACTGATCGCCACCGGCAAATCCATTCCTGCCTGGACGGTAGATCAATATGGACTATGTGCCGTTTTACCACAGAGCCCGGTTACTACCAATGAAGCACCTAAACAACTTACTTTAGTTCCTATGGGTGGAGCGAGGTTGAGAATAAGTTCCTTTCCATTAATAAAGTAG
- a CDS encoding glycoside hydrolase family 2 protein → MKRQIVLLAASILTISTFAQTWKPAGDRIMTSWAEKVDPQQPLPDYPRPQLVRNTWLNLNGQWQYAVVPATEQNIPAAYAGKILVPFAIESALSGVAKTVGKDSALWYQRTITVPATFKNKRVLLHFGAVDWLCDVYINGKKVGTHQGGYDPFDIDITSALSKSGSQQLAVRVWDPSDEGPQPRGKQVNKPNGIWYTPVTGIWQTVWLEAVPQAYISSIKQTPDIDKSVIRVSAQVENAGPGDQVLIAAYKGTEKIAEQTTTPGAEIALSIPNAALWSPNHPFLYDLKVSLVQKNKKTDDISSYFAMRKISVGTDNNGIQRMLLNNEFVFQYGPLDQGWWPDGLYTAPTDEALKYDIEQTKAMGFNMIRKHVKVEPARWYNYCDKLGMLVWQDMPSGDLGNRWESRPGVYGRASDKDRTAESETIYRNEWRAIMDKLYNFPCIVVWVPFNEGWGQFKTKDIVQVTQQQDPSRLVNSASGGNFERVGHIMDLHNYPEPLMPDPALFGAKQVLVLGEFGGLGLPVEGHTWQQKNNWGYQTFKNNEELLKRYEEFVNRIPALIKSGLSAAVYTQTTDVEVETNGLMTYDRKVVKMPTSRLYEMHSKLYENSSVAMKK, encoded by the coding sequence ATGAAGAGACAGATCGTATTGCTTGCTGCAAGTATATTAACGATAAGCACATTTGCCCAAACCTGGAAACCAGCCGGTGACCGCATTATGACCAGCTGGGCTGAAAAGGTAGATCCACAGCAGCCGTTACCCGATTATCCGCGGCCACAGTTGGTGCGCAACACCTGGCTTAACCTGAACGGACAGTGGCAGTACGCGGTTGTGCCTGCGACCGAACAGAATATTCCGGCGGCCTATGCCGGGAAGATCCTGGTGCCCTTTGCTATAGAAAGCGCGCTCAGCGGCGTAGCTAAAACAGTAGGGAAGGACAGCGCCCTGTGGTACCAGCGTACGATAACAGTGCCGGCTACCTTTAAGAACAAACGCGTACTGTTGCATTTTGGTGCGGTTGACTGGCTTTGCGATGTATATATAAATGGAAAGAAAGTGGGTACCCACCAGGGTGGCTACGATCCATTCGATATAGATATCACTTCCGCGCTCAGCAAATCGGGCAGCCAGCAACTCGCGGTGCGGGTATGGGACCCCAGTGATGAAGGCCCACAGCCAAGGGGTAAACAGGTGAACAAACCCAACGGCATCTGGTATACGCCCGTTACCGGCATCTGGCAAACCGTTTGGCTGGAAGCGGTTCCGCAAGCCTATATCAGCAGTATTAAACAAACGCCGGATATCGACAAAAGCGTCATCCGCGTAAGCGCGCAGGTAGAGAATGCCGGGCCTGGCGACCAGGTATTGATCGCTGCCTATAAAGGAACGGAAAAGATCGCCGAACAAACCACCACGCCAGGAGCTGAGATTGCGCTTTCCATTCCCAATGCAGCATTATGGTCGCCCAACCATCCTTTCTTATATGACCTGAAAGTATCGCTGGTACAAAAGAATAAAAAGACCGATGACATCAGCAGTTATTTCGCCATGCGCAAGATCTCGGTGGGTACCGACAACAACGGTATTCAACGCATGTTGCTGAACAATGAGTTTGTATTCCAGTACGGTCCGCTCGACCAGGGCTGGTGGCCCGATGGTTTGTACACCGCGCCCACCGATGAAGCGCTGAAGTACGACATCGAACAAACAAAGGCTATGGGGTTTAATATGATCCGCAAACACGTAAAGGTAGAACCCGCCCGCTGGTACAATTACTGCGATAAGCTGGGTATGCTGGTTTGGCAGGACATGCCCAGCGGCGACCTTGGCAATCGCTGGGAATCGCGTCCCGGAGTATATGGACGCGCCAGTGATAAAGACCGCACTGCCGAATCGGAAACCATCTACCGCAACGAATGGCGCGCCATTATGGACAAGCTGTACAATTTCCCCTGTATTGTAGTTTGGGTACCTTTCAATGAAGGGTGGGGACAATTCAAAACAAAAGACATTGTACAGGTAACCCAGCAACAGGACCCTTCGCGCCTGGTGAACAGCGCCAGCGGCGGCAATTTTGAACGGGTGGGACATATTATGGATCTGCATAATTATCCCGAGCCGCTGATGCCCGACCCGGCCTTGTTTGGCGCTAAACAGGTATTGGTATTAGGTGAGTTTGGCGGTTTGGGCTTGCCGGTAGAAGGACACACCTGGCAACAGAAAAACAATTGGGGTTATCAAACCTTCAAGAACAACGAAGAGTTGTTGAAACGCTATGAAGAGTTTGTAAACCGCATCCCCGCTTTAATAAAATCCGGTTTATCCGCCGCTGTATACACCCAAACCACCGATGTGGAAGTAGAAACCAACGGCTTAATGACCTACGATCGCAAGGTGGTTAAAATGCCAACTTCCAGGCTATATGAGATGCATAGTAAATTGTATGAGAATTCTTCGGTAGCAATGAAGAAATAA
- a CDS encoding DUF3823 domain-containing protein, which produces MKSHTYYIAMLLAIATASCKKDNYDPPTSKLTGHLVYKGESFGLEYDQVKFELYQYGFGKTGPIAATFASDGSYSMLLFNGEYKFIIPNGQGPFVWKQTAAGAPDTTIINLQGSQVQDIEVTPYYMIRNPKLTGSGGNVSGNFKIEKIITGASARDVEEVDLYINKTTFVSGSTNVAVKSMNGSDITDPNNVNLTIAVPALTPAQPYVYARIGLKIAGVEDRIFSPVVKIDL; this is translated from the coding sequence ATGAAATCACACACCTATTATATCGCAATGCTATTAGCAATAGCAACTGCTTCTTGCAAAAAAGACAACTACGATCCCCCCACTTCCAAACTAACCGGCCACCTGGTATACAAAGGCGAATCCTTTGGGCTCGAATACGACCAGGTGAAGTTTGAGCTGTATCAGTATGGATTTGGTAAAACGGGGCCCATCGCCGCAACGTTTGCGTCCGATGGTTCTTACTCCATGCTGCTGTTCAATGGCGAGTATAAATTCATTATTCCTAATGGGCAGGGACCATTTGTATGGAAGCAAACAGCAGCAGGCGCCCCGGATACCACCATTATCAATCTGCAGGGAAGCCAGGTGCAGGATATAGAAGTAACGCCCTATTATATGATCCGCAATCCGAAGCTCACAGGATCGGGTGGGAATGTATCGGGTAATTTTAAAATAGAAAAGATCATTACCGGCGCATCGGCCCGGGATGTGGAAGAAGTGGACCTGTATATAAACAAAACAACATTTGTTTCAGGCTCCACTAACGTGGCCGTGAAATCTATGAACGGCAGCGACATAACCGACCCGAATAACGTAAATTTAACGATAGCCGTGCCCGCCTTAACCCCCGCTCAGCCCTATGTATATGCCAGAATTGGATTGAAAATAGCAGGCGTGGAGGATAGAATATTTTCACCGGTAGTGAAGATCGATCTGTGA
- a CDS encoding RagB/SusD family nutrient uptake outer membrane protein → MKKIALIISSTALLLAAGCKKDSDFLNVQPTSILTNEQAFSDPKQVLSILADLYNRQLDFSGLDNGWASFADFSESFPSENGSAFFVQRNEWGFGEWGNWDYGYIRDLNLFIERATAAKALSDGDKARFLAEARFLRANFYFELTKRMGGVPLITESLLYDFSGDPTYLQHPRAKESELYDFVISEAEAIKKDLPSDPNEKSRATKAAALAMESRAAIYAGSIAKYGVNTPQVTLPGLEVSIPASMAAGYYTKALNAAKEIISGSAGTYALYNKKPDLSENFANIFLDKSNNSESIWVEDFKLKSGKVNGFTVSTQPRYGAEEEEGGRINPSLNLVEAFEKLDNTFAPIPATDGSGNPLYYTNQLDIFAGRDARLGGTVILPGSAFKGRSVDIWAGYQLADGSILTGDDRGAQKTLPGQSSPVQVVGFDGPVNAKEFTAQTGFYLRKYVDPTPGAGSRGTNSEIPFIRYRYAEVLLNAAEAAFELGQPGVAAGYMNQVRARAGFTTPLAASDITFDRIVHERRVELAFEGHILFDMKRWRLAHVVWDGNKMTVADLLSNIGTAAKRSTQPYGLLPYRLYDPASANNGKWLYKISLPTLVTGANRFRLGNYYSFIDDNIRANNPKIVRQPNQ, encoded by the coding sequence ATGAAAAAGATAGCTCTCATTATATCCAGCACCGCGCTGTTGCTGGCAGCCGGTTGTAAAAAAGACAGCGATTTCCTGAATGTACAACCCACTTCTATTCTCACCAATGAACAGGCGTTCAGTGATCCGAAGCAGGTATTATCCATCCTTGCCGATTTGTATAACCGCCAGCTCGACTTCTCCGGCCTCGACAATGGCTGGGCGTCATTTGCCGATTTCAGCGAAAGCTTTCCCAGTGAGAATGGCAGCGCTTTTTTTGTGCAACGCAATGAGTGGGGTTTTGGAGAATGGGGTAACTGGGATTATGGGTACATCCGCGATCTGAATTTATTTATCGAACGCGCCACGGCTGCCAAAGCATTATCAGATGGTGACAAAGCTCGCTTTCTGGCCGAAGCCCGCTTTCTGCGCGCCAACTTTTATTTTGAACTGACAAAACGCATGGGCGGTGTGCCGCTCATCACCGAGTCGTTGTTATATGATTTCAGCGGCGATCCCACTTACCTGCAACATCCGAGAGCAAAGGAATCGGAGCTGTATGATTTTGTGATCAGCGAAGCAGAAGCCATCAAGAAGGACCTGCCATCGGACCCCAATGAAAAAAGCCGGGCAACAAAAGCCGCAGCGCTTGCCATGGAAAGCCGCGCAGCCATCTATGCCGGTTCCATTGCCAAATACGGCGTAAACACGCCGCAGGTAACTTTACCGGGGTTGGAAGTAAGCATCCCCGCTTCGATGGCGGCAGGTTATTATACCAAAGCATTGAATGCTGCCAAAGAGATCATCAGTGGCAGTGCGGGAACGTATGCTTTATACAATAAGAAACCCGACCTGTCGGAGAACTTTGCCAACATCTTTCTCGATAAAAGCAATAACTCAGAAAGCATTTGGGTAGAAGACTTCAAACTGAAAAGCGGAAAGGTGAATGGCTTTACGGTAAGCACCCAGCCCCGCTACGGCGCCGAAGAAGAGGAGGGAGGCCGCATCAACCCCTCGTTGAACCTGGTGGAAGCATTTGAAAAACTCGACAATACCTTTGCTCCCATCCCTGCTACGGATGGTTCGGGCAATCCACTCTACTATACTAACCAGCTCGATATCTTTGCCGGCCGGGATGCGCGATTAGGGGGCACAGTTATTTTGCCCGGCTCGGCTTTTAAAGGCCGCTCGGTAGATATCTGGGCAGGGTACCAGCTGGCCGACGGCAGTATTCTCACCGGAGATGACCGCGGCGCCCAGAAAACTTTACCCGGACAGTCATCACCCGTGCAGGTGGTGGGTTTTGACGGACCGGTAAACGCCAAGGAATTTACCGCCCAAACCGGTTTTTACCTGCGCAAGTATGTAGATCCTACTCCCGGCGCCGGCTCACGAGGCACCAACAGCGAAATTCCCTTTATTCGTTATCGCTATGCCGAAGTATTGCTGAATGCAGCCGAAGCCGCCTTTGAATTAGGCCAGCCTGGTGTAGCCGCTGGTTACATGAACCAGGTACGTGCCCGCGCCGGCTTCACCACACCTTTAGCAGCCTCCGACATTACCTTCGATCGCATTGTGCACGAACGCCGCGTAGAGCTTGCATTTGAAGGCCACATCCTGTTCGATATGAAACGCTGGCGCCTGGCGCATGTGGTATGGGACGGCAATAAAATGACGGTAGCTGATCTGTTAAGCAATATCGGTACGGCTGCCAAACGCAGCACGCAGCCATATGGGTTGTTGCCTTATCGCCTGTACGATCCGGCCAGTGCCAACAATGGAAAATGGCTGTACAAGATCTCGCTGCCCACGCTTGTCACCGGCGCCAACCGTTTCCGCCTGGGGAATTATTATTCGTTTATTGATGATAATATCAGGGCGAACAATCCTAAAATAGTGCGGCAACCAAATCAGTAA